The following coding sequences are from one Planctomonas sp. JC2975 window:
- a CDS encoding response regulator transcription factor produces the protein MAISVALIDDYEVVVRGLASMLDAYPERFAVVELDANLQVSNPVDIALYDTFANPQGDRDQVRELAANPLVGSVAVYSWNIDDDLVAAALANGADGYISKGLPAADIAAALEAIHGGSGHVYVPSSGSVAAAGDWPGREEGLSQREAEILALITQGLSNEAIAERAHLSINSVKTYIRSCYRRIGVASRIHAVLWGIEHGFRPDRVRIEPGRRD, from the coding sequence GTGGCGATCAGTGTGGCGCTCATCGATGACTACGAGGTGGTCGTGCGCGGCCTCGCCTCGATGCTCGATGCATACCCCGAGCGGTTCGCCGTCGTCGAGCTGGATGCCAACCTGCAGGTGAGCAATCCCGTCGACATCGCTCTGTACGACACGTTCGCCAACCCGCAGGGCGACAGGGACCAGGTGCGCGAACTGGCCGCGAACCCGCTCGTGGGCAGTGTGGCCGTCTACTCCTGGAACATCGATGACGACCTCGTCGCCGCGGCATTGGCCAACGGCGCCGACGGCTATATCTCGAAAGGGCTGCCGGCAGCCGACATCGCGGCTGCGCTGGAGGCGATCCACGGCGGATCGGGACACGTCTACGTGCCGTCATCAGGATCGGTTGCGGCGGCGGGCGACTGGCCGGGACGGGAGGAAGGGCTCTCGCAGCGGGAGGCCGAAATACTGGCGCTCATCACCCAAGGACTGTCGAACGAGGCGATCGCCGAGCGAGCGCACCTCTCCATCAACTCGGTCAAGACGTACATCCGATCGTGTTACCGCCGGATCGGCGTCGCCAGTCGCATTCACGCCGTGCTCTGGGGCATCGAACACGGCTTCCGGCCGGACAGGGTCAGGATCGAACCGGGCCGTCGCGACTGA
- a CDS encoding ATP-dependent DNA ligase, with product MGLLLHAHFRLEMDDELLGHLETVVVNKFRRSESFLLTWLDGEGAARRSLWMSCKVPAYFQYQNGHPRSLDREWLLRLQIAADGSRGLFVTREDGTPARVRIQG from the coding sequence ATGGGACTTCTGCTCCACGCGCACTTCCGACTCGAGATGGACGACGAGCTCCTCGGCCACCTGGAGACGGTGGTGGTCAATAAGTTCCGCAGGTCTGAATCGTTCCTGCTGACCTGGCTCGACGGCGAGGGCGCGGCTCGCAGGTCACTCTGGATGTCGTGCAAGGTGCCTGCGTACTTCCAGTACCAGAACGGTCATCCGCGCTCTCTCGACCGGGAGTGGCTGCTCCGGCTGCAGATCGCCGCCGACGGCTCGCGCGGACTGTTCGTGACTCGCGAGGACGGTACGCCGGCGCGAGTCCGCATTCAAGGCTGA
- a CDS encoding DUF6518 family protein, whose protein sequence is MTATPSVQGTTDTSSRWIVRAIIVLVASLVIGGLESLAQGYLPDWLRPLSNSVSGWTLVTALLVSWARVRPGVGVVLGALSFALLVVGYAVISTWRGHYYSPLMWALIGLVAGPFIGVAASWLRENGIRAALGTGLLAGIGIGDAVFGLTVVADTTGVVYWTLAGILGLLLLGGMLFRRIRGTVPILVLIATTVLIAFGYNLALRLV, encoded by the coding sequence TTGACCGCGACGCCATCAGTCCAGGGCACGACGGACACGTCGTCTCGATGGATCGTGCGCGCGATCATCGTGCTCGTTGCGAGCCTGGTGATCGGCGGTCTCGAATCGCTGGCACAGGGATACCTCCCCGATTGGCTGAGGCCGCTCTCGAATTCGGTGAGCGGCTGGACGCTCGTCACCGCCCTCCTGGTGTCGTGGGCGCGGGTCCGTCCAGGGGTGGGCGTCGTGCTCGGGGCGCTGTCCTTCGCGCTGCTCGTCGTGGGATACGCCGTCATCTCGACGTGGCGCGGCCACTACTACTCGCCGCTGATGTGGGCGCTCATCGGGCTCGTCGCGGGACCGTTCATCGGGGTGGCGGCCTCCTGGCTCAGAGAAAACGGCATCCGTGCCGCGCTCGGCACCGGACTGCTCGCGGGAATCGGAATCGGCGACGCCGTCTTCGGCCTCACGGTGGTTGCCGATACGACGGGTGTCGTCTACTGGACCCTCGCCGGCATTCTGGGGCTTCTCCTGCTCGGCGGCATGCTGTTCAGAAGGATTCGCGGAACAGTGCCGATCCTGGTGCTCATCGCGACGACCGTTCTCATCGCCTTCGGCTACAACCTCGCGTTGCGGCTCGTGTAG